The sequence below is a genomic window from Felis catus isolate Fca126 chromosome A2, F.catus_Fca126_mat1.0, whole genome shotgun sequence.
TTTGCATATTTCCTGTGCCAAAGGGTTGATTTATTCCCTTAGCACACTTTTCTCTTGGAGCATTCAGTCTGTAAGGCAATCCACATGCTGAACAACCCACTAATTTCGTCTTCTGACCACATTTAATTTTGCTCCTTATTATTTTTGCTGGGCATCAAGGAGGTAACAAGACTTGGAATGTTGTCAGACCTAGGGATGCTCTTTCTTCTTCACGGCCCCTCAGGTTTCAGTGACCATATGAACCATGAAATCTTTTGTGCCACTTCAATTTCATTTcactctcttgcctctctctctctgtgtgtgtgtgtgtgtgtgtgttctgtgtgtgtgtgtgtgtgtgtgtgtgtgtgtgtttctctgattttgagcagacagtttgtttttctttaaatgcagGACAGAAAATAAGCATGCCAGTCTGACCTGTCAATTGTATTTGTCCATAAGAAGCTCCATCATTGGAATTCAGGTACCATTTTTACATCATTTGTGAGGAATGATAATGGATCTGGCCACATTGGTTTATAGCCACTCTGAGCTTAATTATTGGGGCTGGAGGTGAGAACTCATTGAAGAACACAGCTCAAGGAGTGatgatttggtgtgtgtgtgtgtgtgtgtgtgtgtcttgtctTGTGGAGGGAGATCCGTTTCCAGAGCAGGGGTGCCTTAGCTAATATATTCTAAGTTGACTCTAATAATACAGAAGCCAGCACTCAATCAGCACAGGGTACTCAGGAGGGCTCCTTGTCAATTTACAGGAGGCTTTGCAGATAGATTCAAAAATATAAGCAGTATGTAGTGTGGGTGAGTGACTCCTTTCCCTCTAAGGGGAACCAGCAATGAGGCCACCCATTTCTTTGAAGTTGCCTGACACCATCTCTGATTTCTCTCCTGTTTACTCCTCTTCACACAACGCTTCCTATTTTGGACCCCAATAGCTCCAAGTAGTATGATCCTCAGGGTCTTAGCAGAGGCCATTCCCTCAGCCAGCACACACTTCCCCAGAAATGCTTGCAGATCCTGCCCTCCTTTCCCTGAagtctctgttcaaatgtcacctgtCACGGGTCTTGACCAAATACCAATTACACAACGACACTCGTATCCACGTTCTCCTTTATATCTACTTTTGTTCTCTTCATAGCACGTTGACACCCTCTAATGtcttattagtatttttatttgtttctattcaTTCTCCGTCATTGGATGATACTTGCGTTTGGTTTTTCAGTATCCCATACTCATTGCCTACACAATGCCTGGAATATGTTTGACAATCAGCACATATTCCTCCAATGCAGGAAAGATAGTCTTAGTAAAACAGTAAAATGCATGACCTCTGCTGGGGAGTGTGGAGCATGAGACCAAAACACCTAATCTGAGGTGAAACAGGAGGGAATCTCTTCAAAAAGACAATCCTTTGGGGACAAAAGGGACAAGATACTGAAATGAACTTCTTGACTGCACAATATAAATGGTAGCATTTCAACTATGTGGGTAAACTGTTGATGTGAAAATTAATGATGTCCTTTGCCTCTTTCTGGGGGTCAGTGCAACCTCATGGAACCAGGAAATATTACACGGATATCAAAATTTCTTCTCCTGGGATTTTCAGTGAGACCAGAACTGCAGCCCCTCATATTTGGACTTTTCCTCTCCATGTACCTGATCACTGTGTTTGGCAACCTGCTCATCATCCTGGCCGTCAGCTCTGACTCCcgcctccacacccccatgtacttcttcctggccaACCTGTCCTTTGTAGACATCTGCTTCACCTCCACCACAGTCCCGAAGATGCTGGTGAACATCCAGACCCAGAGCAACATCATAACCCATGAGGACTGCATCACACAAATGAACTTCTTCATAATCTTTTCAGGGTTGGACATCTATCTCCTGGctgtgatggcctatgaccggTTTGTGGCCATCTGTCACCCCCTGCACTATAAGGTCATCATGAACCCCCGGCTCTGTGGGCTGCTGGTCCTGGTGTCCTGGATCACAAGTATCCTGCATTCCTTGTTACAAACTTCAATGGTGTTGCAGCTGTCCTTCTGTACAGAGGTAGAAATCCCCCACTTTTTCTGTGAACTCAATCAGTTGATCCAACTTGCCTGTTCTGACACCTTTCTTAATAACTTGGTGATGTACCTTGCAGCTATGCTGCTGGCTGGAGGTCCCCTTGCTGGGATCCTTTACTCTTATTCTAAGATAGTTTCCACCATAATTGGAATCTCATCAGCTCAGGGAAAGTATAAAGCGTTTTCCACCTGTGTATCTCATCTTTTagttgtatctttatttttttgtacgaGCCTAGGTGTGTACCTCAGCTCTGCTGCCACCCAGAGCTCCCACTCAAGTGCCACAGCCTCGGTGATGTACACGGTGGTCACgcccatgctgaaccccttcatctacagcctgaggaacaaaGACCTAAAGGTGGTTCTTAAAAGAATCATTGGGATTTCATTGACGTGAGGGCCAATCATATTAGGGCTGAAGACGTGCCCATGATTGCAGGGCTCAAAGCTTCAAAGTCAGGGATTAGTTATTCTTTGATTAGACTGTGGAAGTGAAATCCGCTCCTTCTATTTATGTGCTggaatttccatctttttttatgtcaacttctctatacatttAAGTAAATCACTTTATTAAGCTTCTGCTGTTTCTGATATACAGACCGTTTCCCCTTTGTCTATTTTCATATGTCACCAATGTTTTCCTCAACCTTGGATCATGAATGCCTGGAAATTCCTATATCTCACATGGGAGTAGTtggatttcttaaaattaatttcatttcaagTGACTTATACCATGCCGGGTAAATTTCCCCTCGATTTCCTGAGATCATTATCATGAATCATACTCTTCTTATGAAAGAAAGCTACACTTGATCAGGAAGCCATTTCCATAATTGTATTGCCAAGGAGAATACAAAACCACAGTTTCCACCTTGAGTCTACCAGTCTTTTTCCTTCACTTCATTTAATACTCTTCCTGATGATGTGGA
It includes:
- the LOC101082381 gene encoding olfactory receptor 7A17-like translates to MEPGNITRISKFLLLGFSVRPELQPLIFGLFLSMYLITVFGNLLIILAVSSDSRLHTPMYFFLANLSFVDICFTSTTVPKMLVNIQTQSNIITHEDCITQMNFFIIFSGLDIYLLAVMAYDRFVAICHPLHYKVIMNPRLCGLLVLVSWITSILHSLLQTSMVLQLSFCTEVEIPHFFCELNQLIQLACSDTFLNNLVMYLAAMLLAGGPLAGILYSYSKIVSTIIGISSAQGKYKAFSTCVSHLLVVSLFFCTSLGVYLSSAATQSSHSSATASVMYTVVTPMLNPFIYSLRNKDLKVVLKRIIGISLT